A genomic window from Salvia hispanica cultivar TCC Black 2014 chromosome 5, UniMelb_Shisp_WGS_1.0, whole genome shotgun sequence includes:
- the LOC125188880 gene encoding pentatricopeptide repeat-containing protein At4g01400, mitochondrial isoform X1, translating to MANAIFCNYIRQLQRYAPSISSIFIVVETPKASCSYSSAPINRNQEDEREYGYRQYDREPKEKAEPSIGSPARIQKLIASQTDPLLAKEIFDLASRQPNFRHSYATYHTLILKLGRSRHFSLMNAVISSLKSLDYSISPSLFTHIIQIYGDANQPEKALKTFYTILEFNIKPRQKHLNCILEILVANSNFLRAAFDLFRAAHRYGVSPNTNSYKIMMRAFCLNGDLSIAYTLFNHMFKRDVLPDVESYRILMQALCRKSQVNKAVDLLEDMLNKGFVPDSLSYTTLLNSLCRKKKLKEAYKLLCRMKIKGCNPDIVHYNTVISGYCKVGCAADACKVLDDMSSNGCLPNLLSYQNIVGGLCNQGMYDEAKRYIKVMLSKEFHPHFSVIHMLVQGFCKLGKLEDACEVLSELLRHGSVPHTDTWAEIVARICEEEDAEALEEALKQAVKVEIKSDTRLVDAGAGLEEYLMRKIKSRSRPR from the coding sequence ATGGCGAATGCCATTTTCTGCAATTACATCCGGCAGTTGCAGAGATATGCACCTAGCATCTCCTCGATCTTCATTGTTGTTGAAACTCCAAAAGCTTCTTGTTCATACTCATCAGCACCCATTAATCGTAATCAAGAAGATGAACGAGAGTATGGATACAGACAATACGACCGTGAGCCAAAGGAGAAAGCAGAACCTTCTATTGGTTCTCCAGCTCGAATCCAAAAGTTGATAGCTTCTCAAACAGATCCACTTCTGGCAAAGGAAATCTTTGACTTGGCTTCACGTCAGCCCAACTTCCGCCATTCCTATGCTACCTATCACACCCTTATTCTCAAACTGGGCCGCTCTCGCCATTTCTCTCTCATGAATGCGGTTATCTCAAGCCTCAAGTCTCTTGATTATTCCATTTCCCCTTCTCTCTTTACCCACATCATCCAAATATATGGTGATGCAAACCAACCGGAGAAAGCTCTCAAAACATTCTATACAATTCTTGAATTCAATATTAAGCCCCGTCAGAAACACCTCAACTGCATCCTCGAAATCCTTGTTGCTAACAGTAACTTCCTCCGCGCTGCATTTGACCTGTTCCGGGCTGCCCACAGATATGGAGTCTCCCCCAACACAAATTCCTACAAAATAATGATGCGAGCCTTTTGCCTGAATGGCGACTTGAGCATTGCATATACTTTGTTCAATCACATGTTTAAGCGTGATGTTCTTCCTGATGTAGAGTCATATCGGATTCTAATGCAAGCACTGTGCAGGAAGAGTCAGGTGAATAAAGCTGTTGATTTACTGGAGGACATGCTAAACAAAGGGTTTGTGCCCGACAGTTTAAGCTACACTACTCTTTTGAATAGCTTGTGCAGGAAGAAAAAGCTGAAGGAGGCGTACAAGCTTCTTTGTCGGATGAAAATAAAGGGATGCAATCCTGATATTGTCCATTATAATACAGTTATCTCAGGTTATTGCAAAGTAGGGTGTGCTGCTGATGCCTGTAAGGTTCTTGATGACATGTCTTCAAATGGGTGCTTACCAAATTTGTtatcatatcaaaatataGTGGGGGGCTTGTGCAATCAGGGCATGTACGACGAGGCCAAGAGGTATATTAAGGTAATGTTGTCCAAGGAATTTCATCCTCATTTTTCGGTTATACATATGCTTGTACAAGGCTTCTGTAAACTTGGTAAACTAGAGGATGCTTGTGAAGTGTTGAGTGAGTTGTTGAGGCATGGGAGCGTTCCACATACCGACACTTGGGCTGAAATTGTAGCGCGGATCTGTGAGGAAGAAGATGCAGAAGCATTAGAAGAAGCGTTAAAACAGGCTGTGAAGGTGGAGATCAAGTCTGATACTAGATTAGTAGATGCTGGTGCTGGCTTGGAGGAATACTTGATGAGGAAAATAAAGAGTAGGTCAAGGCCACGTTAG
- the LOC125188880 gene encoding pentatricopeptide repeat-containing protein At4g01400, mitochondrial isoform X2: MANAIFCNYIRQLQRYAPSISSIFIVVETPKASCSYSSAPINRNQEDEREYGYRQYDREPKEKAEPSIGSPARIQKLIASQTDPLLAKEIFDLASRQPNFRHSYATYHTLILKLGRSRHFSLMNAVISSLKSLDYSISPSLFTHIIQIYGDANQPEKALKTFYTILEFNIKPRQKHLNCILEILVANSNFLRAAFDLFRAAHRYGVSPNTNSYKIMMRAFCLNGDLSIAYTLFNHMFKRDVLPDVESYRILMQALCRKSQVNKAVDLLEDMLNKGFVPDSLSYTTLLNSLCRKKKLKEAYKLLCRMKIKGCNPDIVHYNTVISVGGLCNQGMYDEAKRYIKVMLSKEFHPHFSVIHMLVQGFCKLGKLEDACEVLSELLRHGSVPHTDTWAEIVARICEEEDAEALEEALKQAVKVEIKSDTRLVDAGAGLEEYLMRKIKSRSRPR, from the exons ATGGCGAATGCCATTTTCTGCAATTACATCCGGCAGTTGCAGAGATATGCACCTAGCATCTCCTCGATCTTCATTGTTGTTGAAACTCCAAAAGCTTCTTGTTCATACTCATCAGCACCCATTAATCGTAATCAAGAAGATGAACGAGAGTATGGATACAGACAATACGACCGTGAGCCAAAGGAGAAAGCAGAACCTTCTATTGGTTCTCCAGCTCGAATCCAAAAGTTGATAGCTTCTCAAACAGATCCACTTCTGGCAAAGGAAATCTTTGACTTGGCTTCACGTCAGCCCAACTTCCGCCATTCCTATGCTACCTATCACACCCTTATTCTCAAACTGGGCCGCTCTCGCCATTTCTCTCTCATGAATGCGGTTATCTCAAGCCTCAAGTCTCTTGATTATTCCATTTCCCCTTCTCTCTTTACCCACATCATCCAAATATATGGTGATGCAAACCAACCGGAGAAAGCTCTCAAAACATTCTATACAATTCTTGAATTCAATATTAAGCCCCGTCAGAAACACCTCAACTGCATCCTCGAAATCCTTGTTGCTAACAGTAACTTCCTCCGCGCTGCATTTGACCTGTTCCGGGCTGCCCACAGATATGGAGTCTCCCCCAACACAAATTCCTACAAAATAATGATGCGAGCCTTTTGCCTGAATGGCGACTTGAGCATTGCATATACTTTGTTCAATCACATGTTTAAGCGTGATGTTCTTCCTGATGTAGAGTCATATCGGATTCTAATGCAAGCACTGTGCAGGAAGAGTCAGGTGAATAAAGCTGTTGATTTACTGGAGGACATGCTAAACAAAGGGTTTGTGCCCGACAGTTTAAGCTACACTACTCTTTTGAATAGCTTGTGCAGGAAGAAAAAGCTGAAGGAGGCGTACAAGCTTCTTTGTCGGATGAAAATAAAGGGATGCAATCCTGATATTGTCCATTATAATACAGTTATCTCAG TGGGGGGCTTGTGCAATCAGGGCATGTACGACGAGGCCAAGAGGTATATTAAGGTAATGTTGTCCAAGGAATTTCATCCTCATTTTTCGGTTATACATATGCTTGTACAAGGCTTCTGTAAACTTGGTAAACTAGAGGATGCTTGTGAAGTGTTGAGTGAGTTGTTGAGGCATGGGAGCGTTCCACATACCGACACTTGGGCTGAAATTGTAGCGCGGATCTGTGAGGAAGAAGATGCAGAAGCATTAGAAGAAGCGTTAAAACAGGCTGTGAAGGTGGAGATCAAGTCTGATACTAGATTAGTAGATGCTGGTGCTGGCTTGGAGGAATACTTGATGAGGAAAATAAAGAGTAGGTCAAGGCCACGTTAG
- the LOC125188882 gene encoding uncharacterized protein LOC125188882 has product MGNSLRCCLACVLPCGALDLIRIVHLNGSVDEITGRVTAGEILKNNPNHVLTKPSSQGMARRILILSPESELKRGSIYFLIPSSSLPADKTNKILKKLSPCRKKSPEVAAVKMPEKKQSSRRHHHRSRSNAGVAWTPYLESISED; this is encoded by the coding sequence atGGGAAACAGCCTAAGGTGTTGTTTGGCATGCGTTCTTCCATGCGGGGCGCTAGACTTGATCCGGATAGTGCACTTAAACGGGTCGGTTGACGAGATCACGGGTCGGGTCACGGCCGGAGAGATCCTAAAAAACAACCCGAATCACGTCCTCACAAAGCCTTCCTCCCAAGGCATGGCCCGCCGGATCCTCATCCTCTCGCCCGAATCCGAGCTCAAACGGGGCTCCATTTATTTCCTCATCCCCTCTTCTTCGCTTCCCGCCGACAAAACCAATAAAATTCTCAAAAAACTCAGCCCCTGCCGGAAAAAGTCGCCGGAGGTCGCCGCCGTGAAGATGCCGGAGAAGAAGCAGTCGTCGAGGCGACACCACCACCGGAGCAGGAGCAACGCCGGAGTTGCTTGGACGCCTTATCTTGAGAGCATTTCTGAGGACTAG
- the LOC125190274 gene encoding 28S ribosomal protein S29, mitochondrial encodes MLLRSLLRATTGAASPLRQYQWQLTNCRNMASKTPKAKGGSTKGKKTQPKFDKKTQTKSDLKDKKPEEVLVASPDSIAKQDAELRRRLLAEDEKNPALDVGPNGRSLFTSAPSLSSLTDNDVNHYFRFSMKELNEVLPEGLPLGMVKEFEESCRSALLVRRCFIELRDNFRQAADPSLAAKSKGHKVRKQIVLDGLLSCGKSTVLAMLVNWARKEGWLVLYVPRGRDWTHGGLFYKNPETNLWDTPVQALNILQDFLKFNKSLLEGITCKILDPIPLGEGAGVGWPKGRDKMQILEGTTLSQLVEAGVKDSHAAVGVVVRLRKELSKVTSVPVLIAIDQYNNWFTFTDFEEPVTDRSVRPIHAREVATVNAFRSMMHDDMMVGAFSHSTAVGKLRQELPDVPTDARIILPRYNLDEAATVCHYYLRQRLAKHDAFTEENWKKIFYLSHGNGTEMRYLVPFMR; translated from the exons ATGTTGCTCCGATCACTCCTCCGAGCAACCACCGGCGCCGCCTCACCACTCCGGCAATATCAGTGGCAGCTCACCAATTGCCGGAACATGGCCTCTAAAACCCCTAAAGCTAAAGGTGGTTCCACCAAAGGAAAGAAAACCCAGCCAAAATTCGATAAGAAAACACAGACCAAATCCGATCTAAAGGATAAGAAGCCTGAAGAAGTGCTGGTGGCGAGCCCCGACTCTATTGCTAAACAAGATGCGGAGCTCCGCCGCCGTCTGCTAGCGGAGGATGAGAAGAACCCCGCCCTCGACGTGGGCCCCAATGGCCGCTCTCTCTTCACTTCCGCTCCGTCTCTCTCGTCCCTCACCGATAATGATGTCAACCATTACTTTCGATTCAG CATGAAGGAGTTAAACGAGGTTTTGCCAGAGGGGCTTCCATTGGGAATGGTGAAGGAATTTGAGGAATCATGCAGGAGTGCCTTGTTGGTGCGGCGGTGTTTCATTGAACTTCGGGATAATTTCAGGCAGGCTGCTGATCCTTCATTAGCAGCTAAGTCTAAAG GTCATAAAGTAAGAAAGCAAATTGTACTAGATGGCCTTTTGAGTTGTGGGAAGAGTACTGTACTTGCAATGCTTGTTAACTGGGCCCGCAAGGAAGGTTGGCTTGTGCTTTATGTCCCTCGAGGCCGAGACTGGACACATGGTGGATTATTCTATAAAAATCCTGAGACTAATCTGTGGGATACCCCTGTGCAGGCTTTAAACATTCTACAA GATTTCTTGAAGTTCAATAAGTCTTTATTGGAAGGTATAACTTGCAAAATACTTGATCCTATTCCTTTGGGAGAGGGTGCTGGTGTTGGCTGGCCAAAGGGTAGGGATAAGATGCAAATTCTTGAAGGGACAACTCTTTCCCAGCTAGTTGAGGCTGGAGTTAAAGACTCACATGCTGCTGTTGGAGTGGTGGTTAGATTGAGGAAGGAATTATCTAAAGTGACTAGCGTCCCCGTTCTTATTGCAATTGATCAA TATAATAATTGGTTCACATTTACTGACTTTGAGGAGCCAGTGACGGATCGTTCTGTTCGACCCATTCATGCTAGAGAAGTTGCTACT GTCAATGCATTCAGGTCAATGATGCATGATGATATGATGGTGGGCGCCTTTTCTCATTCAACTGCCGTTGGAAAATTGCGTCAAGAATTGCCAGATGTTCCTACTGATGCTCGAATCATTCTCCCTCGGTACAATTTGGATGAGGCCGCTACCGTCTGCCATTACTATCTCAG GCAAAGACTAGCGAAGCATGATGCATTTACGGAGGAAAACTGGAAAAAGATCTTCTACTTGTCTCATGGAAATGGAAcagaaatgagatatttagtTCCTTTCATGCGGTGA
- the LOC125186184 gene encoding probable WRKY transcription factor 26, with product MSSASFTSLLTSDHHSTTTSSTVSRGLGDRIAERTGSGVPKFKSLPPPSLPITPLSAASPSSWFAIPPGLSPAELLDSPILLPASNILPSPTTGTFPIQDFGWKSSSNRNDIKLEHNNFSEFSFQTQTPLPSYNLGEERWNYQQSANPNDQDKPGAKSEIDQTPSYSPEMAAIQGNDQSAQIEYNQNKSWSQNRKSDDGYNWRKYGQKQVKGSENPRSYYKCTFANCSMKKKVETDLDGRITEIVYKGNHNHPKPQPTRRSSLSSSSVHPKSYSAQISEQSYGQERIDSSVATPDNSTISIGDDELEQSSHKSRSGGDEIDDEEPRTKRWKCESESECVSAVGSKAVREPRVVVQTTSDIDILDDGYRWRKYGQKVVKGNPNPRSYYKCTTPECAVRKHVERASQDPRSVITTYEGKHNHDIPAARGSGSGNGNGRPTPLPNKPMIDGYDMGSYGYSSFGTYDNTTPFSRAKDEPKDDLFLDSLLC from the exons ATGTCTTCTGCCTCTTTCACCAGCCTCCTCACCTCCGACCACcactccaccaccacctcctccaCCGTGAGCAGAGGCCTCGGTGATCGGATAGCTGAGAGGACTGGCTCTGGTGTTCCCAAATTCAAGTCCCTGCCGCCGCCTTCGCTGCCGATAACTCCCCTCTCCGCCGCCTCGCCTTCTTCCTGGTTCGCTATTCCACCGGGCCTCAGCCCCGCCGAGCTTCTCGATTCTCCGATTCTTCTTCCCGCTTCCAAT ATTTTGCCGTCTCCGACCACCGGGACTTTTCCGATTCAGGATTTCGGTTGGAAGAGTAGTTCCAATAGAAACGACATCAAGCTCGAACACAACAACTTCTCAGAATTCTCTTTCCAAACCCAAACGCCTTTGCCGTCTTATAATTTG GGAGAAGAGAGATGGAATTACCAGCAATCCGCCAATCCAAACGATCAAGACAAACCAGGCGCGAAATCGGAAATCGATCAAACGCCGAGCTACTCGCCAGAAATGGCTGCGATCCAAGGAAACGATCAAAGCGCGCAAATAGAATACAATCAGAATAAATCATGGTCTCAGAATCGGAAGTCGGATGATGGCTACAACTGGAGGAAATACGGGCAGAAGCAGGTGAAGGGGAGCGAAAATCCGAGAAGCTATTACAAGTGCACCTTCGCGAATTGCTcgatgaagaagaaagtggAAACGGATTTAGACGGACGGATCACTGAGATCGTCTACAAAGGCAATCACAACCATCCCAAGCCTCAGCCCACTCGAAGATCGTCGCTGTCTTCTTCATCCGTACACCCCAAGTCCTACTCTGCACAAATCTCCGAGCAATCGTACGGCCAGGAGAGGATCGATTCTTCCGTCGCAACTCCCGACAACTCGACGATTTCGATTGGGGATGATGAGCTGGAGCAGAGCTCGCACAAGAGTAGGTCCGGTGGAGATGAGATCGACGATGAAGAGCCTCGTACCAAGAGATG GAAATGCGAGAGTGAGAGCGAATGCGTTTCTGCAGTTGGAAGCAAGGCTGTGAGAGAACCCAGAGTGGTAGTTCAAACGACTAGCGACATTGATATTCTCGACGATGGCTACCGATGGAGAAAGTATGGCCAGAAAGTGGTGAAGGGGAATCCAAATCCTAG GAGCTACTACAAGTGCACGACTCCAGAGTGCGCGGTGAGGAAGCATGTGGAGCGGGCATCTCAGGATCCCCGGTCGGTGATAACAACGTACGAAGGGAAGCACAACCACGACATCCCTGCTGCTCgtggtagtggtagtggtaATGGTAATGGCAGGCCGACCCCATTGCCAAATAAGCCCATGATCGATGGCTATGACATGGGAAGCTATGGCTACTCGAGTTTTGGAACCTACGACAACACTACACCGTTTTCAAGAGCCAAAGATGAGCCTAAAGATGACTTGTTTCTCGATTCATTGTTGTGCTGA
- the LOC125187783 gene encoding cation/H(+) antiporter 14, which translates to MPASSTLGHVEGPDGGEEMLICQFIHMTNSQGSTWFGGDPFSYTVPLLLAQLILIFIVTSLIWLFLRPFKQGMISAQLIGGIIMGRSCLGRIRAYSDKIFPTSGRQILETSADLGFILYLFIIGVHVDLNLVKKVERYAVVIGVSCFIAPLTIGLGVIFLVTNTMDLDPETVSCLPFVASLTAISSFPVITSLLTDLNILNSEIGRMATLASVVSDMCNYGSSLIFGGLVVYLMTKQFAVIMSVICAILFFMIILFILRPMITFVAKRVPEGHQIKESHFVVVVVVVLICGLGSEILGQPAGLGTFILGVLIPDGGSLFANKMETFSIGLLVPAKFVISGLILDISSIHALSGFAYGIVLLVCYTCKFLSVFIISLYYKLPTRDACALALIMCCKGAIEAALYITLFEDGVIGRQAYAMLLLSSLLMTGIARPLIAHLYDPSSRYLGLCKNSIMLNQPNEELRMLLCIHDADNIPTILSFIDAMHGNRPIALFALNLTELKGRGAAVLEQTTDITSNQAAKALNSLADRIAGHLVVRHFTSVSPYASMHDDVCTLAADQVANIAILPFHKQYTMDGAVGLSSPSIRMVNQNVMEKSPCSVAILVDRGQFLTNHKSNQSFHVCLLFLGGMDDCEALALCTGFIHNHNVTITFLWIRSWDHAKYTQQNMEIEMVNQFKAKTMGYHRINYKEELVKDAIDTTRIIGSLKDYDFDLCVVGRSHDAESEMLAGINEWSECPELGVIGDMLANPDFHFSVLVVQQQPAGADVFKYANVQPVASGYISSSRYSDCKDDFDSFHRV; encoded by the exons ATGCCAGCTTCATCTACATTAGGACATGTGGAGGGACCAGATGGGGGTGAAGAAATGTTGATATGTCAATTTATCCACATGACAAATTCACAGGGAAGCACATGGTTTGGGGGAGATCCCTTCTCCTACACCGTTCCACTTCTCCTAGCGCAGCTTATTCTCATCTTCATCGTCACAAGCCTCATCTGGCTCTTCCTCAGACCTTTTAAGCAAGGCATGATCAGCGCACAACTCATC GGAGGCATCATCATGGGAAGGTCTTGTCTCGGGCGGATCAGAGCTTACAGCGATAAGATATTTCCCACGTCAGGAAGACAAATTCTAGAAACTTCCGCAGACTTAGGGTTCATCTTGTATTTGTTTATAATAGGAGTTCACGTAGATCTAAACTTAGTGAAGAAGGTGGAAAGATATGCAGTGGTGATTGGAGTTTCATGCTTCATTGCCCCTCTGACTATTGGCTTGGGTGTTATTTTTCTGGTGACCAACACCATGGACCTCGACCCCGAGACCGTTTCATGTCTTCCTTTTGTCGCGAGTTTAACAGCTATATCTTCCTTCCCGGTGATCACCAGCTTGCTCACTGATCTCAACATTCTGAATTCAGAGATTGGGAGGATGGCCACCCTGGCTTCAGTGGTGAGCGACATGTGCAACTACGGCTCCTCACTGATTTTTGGTGGATTGGTTGTTTATTTGATGACCAAGCAGTTCGCAGTGATTATGTCGGTCATCTGtgccattttatttttcatgatcATCTTATTTATACTTCGTCCCATGATCACATTCGTAGCTAAGCGTGTTCCTGAGGGGCATCAGATCAAGGAGTCGCATTTTgttgtggtggtggtggtggtctTAATATGTGGGTTGGGCTCGGAGATTTTGGGGCAACCCGCGGGGCTTGGGACGTTTATCTTGGGTGTTTTGATTCCGGATGGTGGGAGTTTGTTTGCGAATAAGATGGAGACATTCAGCATTGGGTTGCTTGTTCCCGCTAAATTTGTTATTAGTGGTCTCATACTGGATATTTCATCTATCCACGCTTTGTCCGGATTTGCATATGGAATAGTTCTTCTCGTTTGCTACACTTGCAAGTTCCTTTCAGTTTTCATTATTTCCCTCTACTACAAGTTGCCCACTCGAGACGCTTGCGCCCTCGCTCTCATCATGTGCTGCAAAGGCGCAATCGAAGCGGCTCTCTACATCACCTTGTTCGAGGATGGG GTCATAGGACGTCAAGCATACGCCATGTTACTACTGTCATCATTGTTGATGACCGGAATAGCCAGACCTCTAATAGCACACCTTTACGACCCATCATCTCGATACCTAGGCCTTTGCAAGAACTCCATCATGTTAAACCAGCCCAACGAAGAGCTACGGATGTTGCTCTGTATCCACGATGCAGACAACATTCCCACCATCCTTAGCTTCATTGATGCTATGCATGGCAACAGGCCCATCGCCCTCTTCGCCCTCAACCTCACGGAGCTCAAGGGCAGAGGCGCTGCGGTCCTTGAACAAACCACCGACATCACTTCTAACCAAGCTGCCAAAGCCCTCAACTCACTAGCAGACAGGATCGCTGGCCACTTGGTCGTCCGCCACTTCACCTCCGTCTCCCCTTATGCCAGTATGCACGACGACGTATGCACCCTCGCGGCCGACCAGGTTGCCAACATTGCCATCCTCCCATTCCACAAGCAATACACCATGGATGGAGCCGTGGGGCTATCCTCCCCTTCCATAAGGATGGTGAACCAAAATGTGATGGAAAAGTCCCCCTGCTCCGTGGCCATCCTAGTCGACCGCGGCCAGTTCCTCACCAACCATAAGTCGAATCAAAGTTTCCACGTGTGCCTCCTCTTCCTAGGTGGCATGGATGACTGTGAGGCCCTTGCTTTATGCACCGGCTTCATCCACAACCATAACGTCACCATCACCTTCCTTTGGATACGGTCGTGGGACCACGCCAAGTACACCCAACAAAACATGGAGATTGAGATGGTGAACCAATTCAAGGCGAAGACGATGGGTTACCATAGGATCAACTATAAAGAGGAGCTTGTGAAGGACGCTATAGACACCACCAGGATTATTGGATCGCTCAAGGACTACGATTTTGATCTATGCGTGGTGGGAAGGTCCCACGATGCCGAGTCAGAGATGTTGGCCGGGATTAATGAATGGAGCGAGTGTCCAGAGCTTGGGGTCATTGGAGACATGCTGGCTAATCCTGATTTCCACTTTTCTGTGCTCGTTGTACAACAGCAGCCGGCGGGGGCGGATGTCTTCAAGTATGCCAACGTCCAACCCGTTGCTAGCGGATATATTTCATCGTCGCGTTATAGCGATTGCAAAGATGACTTCGACTCGTTTCATCGTGTCTAG
- the LOC125187138 gene encoding protein NUCLEAR FUSION DEFECTIVE 4-like, whose amino-acid sequence MAIEWLTLVAAIWLQSINGTNSNFPAYSSELKRILSASQLNLNNLASANDAGKLFGWISGVAADHLPLWLVLLIGSLLGLLGYGLQFLFLTSLSYPLVFLLTALAGNGICWINTVCYLITIRNFPLDRQIAVGLSTSYIGLSAKLYTDIVDVIADSNSSSARAKAFLLLNSALPLLVCLAVAPLARGAVVGKSKRLSRGFFAMFVISMVTGVFAVVTSLKAVVTSLIPSYAILAGMVVILLLPLVVPAGEKVTETVRRRCLIAVHHHDGGGEAVVEKDVESDANVEGVGVVDEIGPLVMVRRLEFWLYFFVYLFGATLGLVFVNNLAQIAESRGCSGTSSLVSLSAAFSFFGRLLPSFLDYFFPRSKRLVSRAGAMGVMMGPMCGAFFLLLNGQDVSLYVGTGVIGICTGAITSISVSTTAELFGTKNFGVNHNILVSNIPIGSFLFGDFAALLYNKARNHNSSLCMGQNCYNTTFILWGSLCCFGTFLAFVLHLRTKKLLCSPKHTTQSVA is encoded by the exons ATGGCCATAGAATGGCTAACCCTAGTGGCCGCAATCTGGCTCCAATCCATCAATGGCACCAACTCCAATTTCCCCGCCTACTCCTCCGAGCTCAAACGCATCCTCTCCGCCTCCCAGCTCAACCTCAACAACCTCGCCTCCGCCAACGACGCCGGCAAGCTCTTCGGGTGGATCTCCGGCGTCGCCGCCGATCACCTCCCCCTCTGGCTCGTCCTCCTCATCGGCTCCCTCCTCGGCCTCCTCGGCTACGGCCTCCAATTCCTCTTCCTCACCTCCCTCTCCTACCCCCTCGTCTTCCTCCTCACCGCCCTCGCCGGCAACGGCATCTGCTGGATCAACACCGTCTGCTACCTCATCACCATCCGCAACTTCCCCCTCGACCGCCAGATCGCCGTCGGCCTATCCACCAGCTACATCGGCCTCAGCGCCAAGCTCTACACCGACATCGTCGACGTCATCGCCGATTCCAATTCCTCCTCCGCTCGCGCCAAGGccttcctcctcctcaactCCGCCCTCCCTCTCCTCGTCTGCCTCGCGGTGGCGCCGCTCGCTCGCGGCGCGGTGGTCGGGAAGTCGAAGAGGCTCTCCAGAGGCTTCTTCGCCATGTTCGTCATCTCGATGGTGACGGGAGTGTTTGCGGTGGTGACGAGCCTGAAGGCGGTGGTGACTAGCCTGATCCCGAGCTACGCGATCCTCGCGGGGATGGTGGTCATTTTGCTCCTGCCGCTGGTGGTGCCGGCGGGGGAGAAGGTCACGGAGACGGTGCGGAGGAGGTGCTTGATTGCAGTGCACCACCACGACGGAGGAGGAGAGGCGGTGGTGGAGAAGGATGTGGAGAGTGATGCTAATGTGGAAGGTGTGGGGGTTGTGGATGAGATTGGGCCGTTGGTGATGGTGAGAAGGCTTGAATTTTGgttgtatttttttgtgtatttgttTGGAGCCACGCTGGGTTTGGTGTTTGTTAATAATTTAGCGCAAATTGCGGAGTCGAGAGGGTGTTCGGGGACTTCGTCGTTGGTCTCGCTCTCGGCCGCCTTCAGCTTCTTCGGCCGTCTCCTTCCGTCCTTCCTCGACTACTTTTTTCCTAG GAGTAAGCGGTTGGTGAGTAGAGCCGGAGCCATGGGAGTGATGATGGGTCCAATGTGCGGAGCTTTTTTCCTGCTATTGAATGgacaagacgtgtctttatatGTGGGCACGGGCGTTATAGGCATATGCACAGGCGCGATTACATCAATTTCTGTTTCGACAACTGCAGAATTGTTTGGAACTAAGAATTTCGGAGTGAATCACAATATTCTTGTGTCAAATATTCCAATAGGTTCCTTCTTGTTTGGAGATTTTGCTGCACTTCTCTACAATAAAGCAAGAAATCATAATTCATCACTTTGCATGGGACAAAATTGCTACAACaccacttttattttatggggTTCTTTGTGTTGTTTTGGGACTTTTTTGGCTTTTGTCCTCCATTTACGAACCAAGAAATTATTATGCTCACCTAAGCATACTACACAGAGCGTAGCTTAG